Proteins encoded by one window of Prevotella nigrescens:
- a CDS encoding tetratricopeptide repeat protein → MIRDNLKKILLFVFIFNSVLLYAQKKQLAVARELLKSGKELAKAEKSMQTLLDDSVNRTNTKIWVMLCDVLTKQYEQGNEKLYLKQKYDTAAFFSVTKRMYETMASFDSVDARLDTPTPVSPKYRERHAQLLNSIRPNLFNGGTYFLHLKNYKTAYDYFDNYIRTDKQSLFTGYDYEHKDALMPHAAYWAMYCGYKLKDTEKTMRHLRLAERDTSMLNFVRQYEADAYLVQKDTARYLKALQEGFKEYPKFAFFFPRLVEYYVKKGDNKVALQITDEALDTDSTSVLFRFTKSTVLLNLGKYKECIDICLQLVKENANFADAYCNLGLAYFDQAIELAKTQQSRSKRARINKLYETALPYLEQYRKLAPKARDKWLAPLYTIYLNLNMGKEFDEIDKLRNETK, encoded by the coding sequence GTGATAAGAGATAATTTAAAGAAAATATTGCTTTTTGTGTTTATATTTAACTCTGTGTTATTATATGCACAAAAGAAACAGTTAGCAGTAGCGCGCGAATTACTGAAGAGTGGGAAGGAGCTGGCGAAGGCCGAGAAGTCTATGCAAACTTTATTAGACGATTCAGTAAACCGGACCAATACAAAGATTTGGGTAATGCTTTGTGATGTTTTGACAAAGCAATACGAGCAAGGCAACGAGAAATTATATTTGAAACAAAAATACGATACGGCGGCTTTTTTCTCTGTAACGAAACGAATGTATGAAACAATGGCAAGTTTCGACTCTGTAGATGCCCGTTTAGATACGCCCACTCCTGTGTCCCCTAAATATAGGGAACGCCATGCCCAATTGCTCAATTCTATTCGGCCAAATCTCTTTAATGGGGGCACATACTTCCTCCATCTGAAGAATTACAAGACTGCTTACGACTATTTCGATAACTATATACGGACCGACAAGCAGTCGCTTTTTACTGGTTACGATTATGAACACAAGGACGCTTTGATGCCACATGCGGCATATTGGGCAATGTATTGTGGCTATAAGCTTAAAGATACCGAGAAAACAATGCGTCATTTGCGTTTAGCCGAACGTGATACTTCTATGTTGAACTTTGTACGACAGTATGAAGCCGATGCTTATTTGGTACAGAAAGATACCGCAAGATATCTTAAGGCTTTGCAGGAAGGTTTCAAAGAATATCCCAAATTCGCATTCTTCTTTCCTCGTTTAGTAGAGTACTATGTTAAAAAGGGAGATAATAAGGTCGCATTACAAATAACTGATGAAGCTTTAGATACGGATTCTACAAGTGTGTTGTTCCGTTTCACAAAGAGTACAGTACTGCTTAATCTTGGGAAATATAAAGAATGCATAGACATTTGCCTGCAACTTGTAAAAGAGAATGCTAATTTTGCCGATGCCTATTGCAATTTAGGATTGGCGTATTTCGACCAGGCAATAGAATTGGCCAAAACTCAACAGAGTCGCTCTAAACGTGCAAGAATAAATAAACTGTATGAAACGGCATTGCCCTATCTTGAGCAATACAGAAAGTTGGCTCCGAAAGCGCGAGATAAATGGTTGGCACCGTTATACACAATTTATTTGAATCTGAATATGGGAAAAGAATTTGATGAAATAGACAAACTACGAAATGAAACAAAATGA
- a CDS encoding DEAD/DEAH box helicase — protein sequence MKQNEIIKKLGLKLNPMQEDTSEAILHSNRDVIVLSPTGSGKTYAYLLPLIQMLDSTSNDVQAVVLVPGRELARQSANVVQDIKSGLKGMALYGGRPTMDEHREMRSVRPQILFATPGRLNDHLDKGNLVPESIKWLVIDEFDKCLEMGFQDEMQEIVGKLPAIERRILLSATESETIPKFVHVGRNIRVDYRDEDEEVSERVRLHIVRSAEKDKLETLSNLLRYLGDESSIVFLNYRDAVVRTATYLKEAGFDVSMFHGGLEQKGREAMLYRFSNGSTNILVSTNLGSRGLDIPDVDNIIQYHLPENEEEHVHRVGRTARWDKQGNVFFVLGPDEQLPDYVQQKVDVMELPDVLPAIKQARMTTLYIGKGKKDKISKGDIVGFLCKKAGIEQTDIGKIDVMPRYSYVAVSRTKISQILKMTKGEKIKGISTVVEEVH from the coding sequence ATGAAACAAAATGAAATAATAAAGAAGTTAGGTTTAAAGTTAAATCCGATGCAGGAAGATACTTCAGAAGCCATCTTGCATTCAAACCGAGATGTTATCGTGTTATCGCCGACAGGTTCAGGGAAAACCTATGCTTACTTGTTGCCATTGATACAAATGTTGGATTCTACAAGCAACGATGTGCAGGCTGTCGTTTTAGTACCAGGGCGAGAGTTGGCCAGGCAATCGGCAAATGTAGTTCAAGATATAAAATCAGGATTAAAAGGAATGGCACTCTATGGTGGCAGGCCAACTATGGACGAGCATCGGGAAATGCGCAGCGTAAGACCGCAAATCCTTTTCGCTACTCCAGGCAGGCTGAACGACCACTTGGACAAAGGAAACTTAGTACCAGAAAGCATTAAATGGCTTGTTATCGATGAGTTCGACAAGTGTTTGGAAATGGGATTCCAAGATGAAATGCAAGAAATTGTCGGTAAGTTGCCAGCCATAGAACGTCGCATCTTGCTTTCTGCGACCGAGTCTGAAACCATTCCTAAGTTTGTTCATGTTGGCAGAAACATACGTGTGGACTACAGAGACGAGGACGAAGAGGTGTCAGAACGCGTCCGGCTGCACATCGTCCGCAGTGCGGAGAAAGACAAACTGGAAACACTTTCCAATCTGTTAAGATACTTGGGCGATGAAAGCAGCATCGTGTTCTTGAACTATCGGGACGCCGTTGTCCGCACTGCCACTTATCTGAAGGAAGCAGGTTTCGATGTATCTATGTTCCATGGAGGTTTGGAACAGAAGGGGCGCGAAGCTATGTTGTATCGCTTTTCAAATGGTTCAACAAACATTCTTGTAAGCACCAATTTAGGCTCAAGAGGGCTAGACATTCCCGATGTAGATAATATCATTCAGTATCATCTTCCCGAGAACGAGGAGGAGCATGTACACAGAGTAGGTAGAACGGCGCGCTGGGACAAGCAGGGCAATGTCTTCTTTGTGCTTGGCCCAGACGAACAACTGCCTGATTATGTGCAACAGAAGGTAGATGTAATGGAACTCCCTGATGTGTTACCTGCCATAAAACAGGCCCGAATGACGACATTATACATAGGCAAGGGAAAGAAAGACAAGATATCAAAAGGCGACATAGTTGGCTTCTTGTGCAAGAAAGCAGGGATAGAACAAACAGACATAGGCAAGATTGATGTGATGCCACGTTACTCTTATGTGGCTGTCTCTCGTACGAAAATATCTCAAATATTGAAAATGACGAAAGGGGAGAAAATAAAGGGGATTAGTACCGTTGTGGAAGAAGTCCACTAA
- a CDS encoding tetratricopeptide repeat protein gives MGKLTIYVLFLSFCSLSALAQNNKINAEKFNKQAEAAYQRVQSNTDRDSLAIYRAVVDGILSSLKCDEYDRMPNRKGKVKPEFSEENLQRVTTLYPMLIDAGLFLLKNNYTKMEGQKALELYLTTRTNPLVADIPDESGIAAYYLAYDYLKLRNFRLAEKYANIAILYDETAQPAVEVKTECMGEQMKNADDSLKYLAVLAKLYETEPTNTKYFSWLMKFYQHSTARFNIESFIDHQLVNDSKSAIPWILKGEIAMQAGRWDEAIEAYKVADELSPNLIPVAFNIGVCLNMRGLEIRNEVLEKQKEGMPIQEDEYMLYFADARNYLERVKAKDPRRNKVDWVNPLYMAYTMLGDKIKAQELEGLTNKGNK, from the coding sequence ATGGGGAAATTAACAATATATGTTTTATTTTTATCTTTCTGTTCTTTGTCGGCACTGGCACAAAACAATAAAATAAACGCTGAGAAGTTTAATAAACAAGCTGAAGCTGCATATCAACGTGTACAATCGAATACGGATAGGGATTCACTCGCAATCTATCGTGCTGTGGTAGATGGAATATTATCTTCGTTAAAATGCGATGAATACGATCGGATGCCTAATCGTAAAGGTAAAGTGAAGCCAGAGTTCAGTGAAGAAAATTTGCAACGTGTAACAACATTGTATCCCATGTTGATAGATGCAGGGCTGTTCCTGCTAAAAAATAATTATACAAAGATGGAGGGGCAGAAAGCTTTAGAGCTTTATCTGACAACGAGAACTAATCCTTTGGTAGCAGATATTCCTGATGAAAGCGGTATCGCCGCCTATTATCTGGCCTACGACTATTTAAAATTAAGAAACTTCAGATTAGCAGAAAAATATGCTAATATAGCCATACTATATGATGAAACAGCGCAGCCTGCTGTAGAAGTGAAAACAGAATGTATGGGAGAACAGATGAAAAATGCCGACGATTCGTTGAAATATCTTGCTGTTTTGGCTAAGTTATACGAGACAGAACCCACCAATACCAAATATTTCTCATGGTTGATGAAGTTTTATCAACATTCCACAGCTCGGTTTAATATAGAGAGTTTTATAGATCATCAGCTGGTAAACGACTCAAAATCTGCCATTCCGTGGATACTGAAGGGAGAAATAGCCATGCAAGCGGGAAGATGGGACGAAGCTATTGAAGCTTATAAAGTAGCTGATGAACTTTCACCAAACTTAATTCCTGTGGCTTTTAATATAGGTGTCTGCCTAAATATGCGAGGATTAGAGATAAGGAATGAAGTGTTGGAGAAACAGAAGGAAGGAATGCCAATACAGGAAGATGAATATATGTTATATTTCGCTGATGCCCGAAACTATCTTGAAAGGGTAAAAGCAAAAGATCCTCGACGTAATAAAGTGGACTGGGTAAATCCTCTGTACATGGCCTACACGATGTTAGGTGATAAGATAAAGGCGCAAGAATTAGAGGGCTTGACTAATAAAGGTAATAAGTGA
- a CDS encoding NAD(P)-dependent oxidoreductase → MKVLIATEKPFAAAAVEGIRKEIEGAGHELALLEKYTETAQLLDAVKDVDALIIRSDKATAEVFDAAKNLKIVVRAGAGYDNIDLAAATAHNVVAENTPGQNSNAVAELVLGLLVYGARNFYNGKSGSELMGKKLGILAFGNVGRNVARIAKGFGMEIYAYDAFCPKEVIEAAGVKAVDNQDALFETCDIVSLHIPATPETKQSINYALVNKMHKGATLINTARKEVINEPELIKLMNEREDLKFITDIKPDADAEFAKFEGRYFSTPKKMGAQTAEANINAGIAAAKQINAFFANGDTKFQVNK, encoded by the coding sequence ATGAAGGTTTTAATTGCAACAGAAAAACCATTCGCAGCAGCAGCTGTTGAGGGTATCAGAAAAGAAATTGAAGGAGCAGGACACGAACTTGCGCTTTTAGAAAAATATACAGAGACAGCTCAGTTATTAGATGCTGTTAAAGACGTAGATGCACTTATTATTCGTTCAGACAAAGCTACAGCAGAAGTTTTTGATGCAGCCAAGAACTTGAAGATTGTTGTTCGTGCTGGTGCTGGTTACGATAACATCGACCTCGCTGCAGCTACTGCACACAACGTAGTTGCTGAAAACACTCCAGGACAGAACTCAAACGCAGTTGCCGAACTTGTTTTAGGTCTCCTTGTTTATGGTGCTCGCAACTTCTACAACGGTAAAAGCGGTTCTGAATTGATGGGCAAGAAGCTCGGTATTCTTGCATTTGGTAATGTTGGTCGCAACGTTGCCCGCATTGCAAAGGGCTTCGGTATGGAAATTTATGCTTACGATGCATTCTGTCCAAAGGAAGTTATTGAAGCTGCTGGTGTTAAGGCTGTTGATAATCAGGACGCTTTGTTCGAAACTTGCGACATTGTTTCTCTCCATATTCCTGCAACTCCAGAAACAAAGCAGAGCATCAACTACGCTCTCGTAAACAAGATGCACAAGGGGGCAACTCTTATCAATACTGCTCGCAAGGAAGTTATCAACGAGCCAGAACTTATCAAGTTGATGAATGAACGCGAAGACTTGAAGTTCATTACCGACATCAAGCCAGACGCTGACGCAGAATTTGCTAAGTTTGAAGGTCGTTACTTCAGCACACCTAAGAAGATGGGTGCTCAGACAGCAGAAGCTAACATCAATGCAGGTATTGCAGCTGCAAAGCAAATCAATGCTTTCTTTGCTAACGGTGATACCAAATTCCAAGTAAACAAATAA
- a CDS encoding IMPACT family protein codes for MTDKYRTVHKNTIGEGFYSEKRSKFLAFVHHIDSAEEALDIVKHYKKEFYDARHYCYAYRLGADGAEFRANDDGEPSSTAGKPILGQLVSNDITNTLICVIRYFGGVKLGTSGLIVAYREAAADGIAHSKIEEKFVEHIVRYIFSYPMMNDVMKIVKEMNANIVEQNFDNTCEIVLSIRQSLAEQLETRLNKLSFE; via the coding sequence ATGACAGATAAGTACAGAACAGTACATAAAAACACAATTGGCGAGGGGTTTTATTCCGAAAAGAGGAGTAAATTCCTCGCCTTTGTGCATCATATAGATTCTGCCGAAGAGGCTTTGGACATCGTAAAGCACTACAAAAAGGAGTTTTACGATGCACGCCACTACTGCTATGCCTACCGTTTGGGTGCCGACGGTGCAGAGTTTCGTGCCAACGACGACGGCGAACCATCATCAACGGCAGGTAAGCCCATTCTCGGACAGCTCGTCAGTAACGATATTACCAATACTCTGATTTGCGTAATCCGCTATTTCGGCGGTGTAAAACTTGGCACGAGCGGACTGATTGTTGCTTATCGCGAAGCCGCTGCCGACGGAATAGCACATTCGAAAATAGAAGAAAAGTTTGTAGAACACATTGTTCGCTACATCTTTTCTTATCCGATGATGAACGATGTTATGAAGATAGTGAAGGAAATGAATGCCAACATCGTTGAACAAAACTTCGACAACACTTGCGAAATCGTCCTTTCCATTCGTCAGTCACTTGCCGAACAACTCGAAACGCGACTGAATAAACTCTCGTTTGAATAG
- the gyrA gene encoding DNA gyrase subunit A produces MDENQTIDQDRILKINIEEEMKSSYIDYSMSVIVARALPDVRDGFKPVHRRILYGMRGIGNFSNQPYKKCARVVGEVLGKYHPHGDSSVYGALVRMGQEWNMRYKLVDGQGNFGSVDGDSPAAMRYTECRLAKMGEHVMDDIEKDTVDMVNNFDDTLKEPAVMPTKIPNLLVNGGNGIAVGMATNIPTHNLNEVIDGCCAYIDNPDITVDELMQYIPAPDFPTGAYIYGLQGVKDAYETGKGRVVMRAKAEIESGDQHDKIVVTEIPYGVNKQQLIEYIADLVKEGKLEGISNVNDETGRQGMRIVVDVKRDANANIILNKLFKMTALQSSFSVNCIALVNGRPRLLSLYDCVKYFVEHRHDVTIRRTKFELNKAKERAHILEGLIIACDNIDEVVHIIRASQTPAEAQTNLEKRFELDELQSKAIVDMRLSQLTGLRMDQLHAEYDELMQTIKDLQEILDNPERCKEVMKEELQEVKEKYGDARRTEIIPDEHEFNAEDFYPNDPVVITISHLGYIKRTPLADFKEQARGGVGSKGARTRDKDFTEFIYPATMHQTMLFFTKKGRCFWMKCYDIPEGDKTSKGRAIQNMLALDPDDSVNAFLRIKGLDDEEFLDSHYVVFVTKCGLVKKTSLRHYSRPRTNGVIAININEGDEVVNVRLTNGHNELIIANRNGRACRFNEEAVRTMGRVSTGVRGMRLDEDGDDAVVGMIVVNDAETETVMVVSEEGYGKRSVVEDYRLTNRGGKGVKTLNITEKTGKLVAIKNVTDENDLMIINQSGIVIRLSVAECRVMGRATQGVRLINLAKKNDVIASVCKVMSAEMEEQVEERGHSQADQQNETSCSNEADVADDDNQTIPPSVDFE; encoded by the coding sequence ATGGACGAAAATCAGACAATAGACCAAGATCGCATCTTGAAGATAAACATTGAGGAGGAGATGAAGAGTTCTTACATCGACTATTCCATGTCGGTGATTGTGGCTCGTGCGCTTCCTGATGTACGCGATGGTTTTAAACCTGTGCACCGTCGTATTCTCTACGGTATGCGCGGCATAGGTAACTTTAGTAATCAACCCTATAAGAAGTGTGCACGTGTCGTAGGAGAGGTGCTCGGAAAATACCACCCACATGGCGATTCTTCGGTCTATGGCGCATTAGTACGCATGGGACAGGAGTGGAACATGCGCTACAAGCTTGTGGACGGACAGGGAAACTTTGGTTCTGTCGATGGCGACTCACCGGCAGCTATGCGTTATACGGAGTGCCGCTTGGCAAAGATGGGCGAGCACGTCATGGACGACATAGAGAAAGATACGGTGGATATGGTGAACAACTTCGACGACACGTTGAAGGAGCCCGCCGTGATGCCGACCAAGATTCCAAACCTGCTTGTAAACGGAGGCAATGGTATTGCCGTGGGCATGGCGACGAATATACCTACCCATAACCTGAACGAAGTAATAGATGGGTGCTGTGCTTACATAGACAATCCCGATATAACAGTCGATGAATTGATGCAGTATATACCTGCGCCAGACTTTCCTACGGGCGCTTACATCTACGGATTGCAAGGTGTAAAAGATGCTTACGAAACAGGTAAGGGACGCGTCGTGATGCGCGCAAAGGCAGAAATAGAAAGCGGAGACCAGCATGACAAGATTGTTGTAACCGAAATTCCATACGGTGTAAACAAGCAACAACTGATTGAATACATTGCCGACTTGGTGAAAGAAGGTAAGTTGGAAGGCATTTCAAACGTGAATGATGAAACCGGTCGCCAAGGAATGCGCATCGTAGTAGACGTGAAACGCGATGCCAACGCCAACATTATCCTGAACAAACTGTTCAAGATGACAGCCTTGCAGAGTTCATTCTCTGTAAACTGTATTGCTCTTGTAAATGGTCGTCCACGCCTGTTGAGTCTGTACGATTGCGTAAAATACTTTGTAGAGCATCGCCACGACGTAACCATTCGCCGTACAAAGTTCGAGTTGAACAAGGCAAAAGAACGTGCCCATATCTTGGAAGGACTGATTATTGCCTGCGACAACATTGATGAAGTGGTACACATCATTCGTGCAAGTCAGACTCCTGCAGAAGCTCAAACCAATTTGGAAAAGCGCTTTGAGCTGGACGAACTACAGTCAAAAGCCATTGTAGACATGCGCCTGTCGCAACTCACAGGCTTGCGTATGGATCAGTTACATGCCGAATACGACGAATTGATGCAGACCATAAAGGACTTGCAGGAAATTCTCGACAACCCAGAGCGTTGCAAGGAAGTGATGAAGGAAGAACTCCAAGAAGTGAAAGAGAAGTATGGCGATGCCCGTCGTACCGAAATCATTCCAGACGAGCACGAGTTCAATGCCGAAGACTTCTATCCTAACGATCCTGTAGTTATCACCATCAGCCACCTTGGCTACATCAAGCGCACACCGCTTGCCGACTTTAAGGAGCAAGCACGTGGCGGCGTAGGGTCGAAAGGTGCACGCACGAGAGATAAGGACTTCACGGAATTCATCTATCCCGCAACCATGCACCAGACAATGTTGTTCTTTACGAAGAAAGGACGTTGCTTCTGGATGAAGTGTTACGACATTCCTGAAGGCGACAAAACATCGAAAGGACGTGCCATTCAGAATATGTTGGCACTCGACCCAGATGATAGCGTAAATGCATTCTTGCGTATAAAAGGCTTAGACGACGAAGAGTTCCTCGACTCACATTATGTAGTATTCGTTACAAAATGCGGTTTAGTAAAGAAGACGTCGCTGCGCCACTACTCGCGTCCACGTACCAATGGCGTGATAGCCATCAACATAAATGAAGGCGACGAAGTGGTAAATGTACGTTTGACAAACGGTCATAACGAACTCATCATAGCCAATCGCAACGGTCGTGCGTGTCGTTTTAACGAAGAGGCAGTACGCACAATGGGACGTGTGTCTACGGGGGTGCGTGGCATGCGCCTCGACGAGGACGGCGACGATGCAGTGGTAGGTATGATTGTTGTAAACGATGCTGAAACTGAAACCGTAATGGTTGTATCGGAAGAAGGCTACGGAAAGCGTTCAGTCGTGGAAGACTACCGACTTACAAACCGTGGCGGTAAGGGTGTGAAGACTCTGAACATAACCGAAAAGACGGGAAAATTAGTTGCAATAAAGAATGTAACCGATGAAAACGATCTTATGATTATCAATCAAAGTGGAATCGTTATCCGTCTTTCTGTAGCTGAATGTCGTGTTATGGGACGTGCTACACAAGGTGTTCGTCTTATCAACCTTGCAAAGAAAAACGATGTTATAGCATCGGTGTGCAAAGTTATGAGTGCCGAAATGGAAGAGCAGGTTGAAGAGAGAGGGCATTCGCAAGCAGATCAACAGAATGAGACTTCTTGTTCAAATGAAGCGGATGTAGCTGATGACGACAATCAGACAATACCGCCATCGGTAGATTTCGAATAA
- a CDS encoding DUF1015 domain-containing protein: protein MAIVKPFKGVRPPKEFVEQVESRPYDVLNSEEAREEAKGNEKSLYHIIKPEIDFPEGTSEYDPRVYEKAAENFKMFQEKGWLVQDDKEHYYIYAQTMNGKTQYGIVVGAACQDYVNGVIKKHELTRRDKEEDRMKHVRVNDANIEPVFFAYPDNPVLKEITTRYAATTPEYDFIAPIDGFRHQLWVVSDDKDIKTITEEFAKMPSLYIADGHHRSAAAGLVGGEKAKANPNHTGKEEYNYFMAVCFQASELTILDYNRVVKDLNGMTPAQFLEALKKNFIVEKKGTAIYKPAHLHEFSLYLEGEWYSLTAKEGTYDNNDPIGVLDVDISSRLILDELLGIKDLRSSDRIDFVGGLRGLEELKRRVDSGEMKMALALYPVSMQQIMDIADSGKIMPPKATWFEPKLRSGLIIHKLS, encoded by the coding sequence ATGGCAATAGTAAAACCATTTAAAGGTGTTCGTCCTCCAAAGGAGTTCGTTGAACAAGTAGAAAGTCGTCCATACGACGTATTGAATTCAGAGGAGGCACGCGAAGAAGCTAAGGGCAACGAAAAGAGCCTTTACCATATCATTAAGCCTGAAATAGATTTCCCAGAAGGTACAAGTGAATATGACCCACGTGTCTACGAAAAGGCTGCAGAGAACTTCAAGATGTTCCAAGAAAAAGGTTGGTTGGTACAAGACGACAAGGAACATTACTACATCTATGCACAAACAATGAACGGCAAGACACAGTATGGTATCGTTGTCGGTGCTGCTTGTCAGGACTATGTAAACGGTGTCATCAAGAAGCACGAGCTTACACGCCGCGACAAGGAAGAAGACCGTATGAAGCACGTTCGTGTAAACGATGCCAACATCGAGCCAGTATTCTTCGCTTATCCCGATAATCCAGTGTTGAAGGAAATCACTACTCGTTATGCAGCTACTACTCCTGAATACGATTTCATTGCTCCTATCGACGGTTTCCGCCATCAGCTTTGGGTCGTTTCTGACGATAAGGACATCAAGACCATTACCGAAGAGTTTGCAAAGATGCCAAGTCTCTACATTGCAGACGGACACCACCGTTCAGCTGCAGCAGGTCTTGTAGGTGGCGAAAAGGCAAAGGCTAACCCAAACCACACTGGAAAAGAAGAGTACAACTACTTCATGGCAGTTTGCTTCCAGGCATCTGAGCTTACCATTCTCGACTACAACCGTGTCGTTAAGGACTTGAATGGTATGACACCTGCACAGTTCCTCGAAGCATTGAAAAAGAATTTCATTGTTGAAAAGAAAGGCACTGCAATTTATAAACCAGCTCATTTGCACGAATTCTCACTTTACTTAGAAGGCGAATGGTACTCTCTCACAGCCAAGGAAGGTACATACGATAACAACGACCCAATAGGCGTACTCGACGTTGATATCTCAAGCCGTTTGATTCTCGACGAACTTCTCGGCATCAAAGATTTGCGTTCAAGCGACCGTATCGACTTTGTGGGTGGTCTCCGTGGTCTCGAAGAACTCAAGAGGCGTGTGGACAGTGGTGAAATGAAGATGGCTTTGGCACTCTACCCTGTTTCTATGCAGCAGATTATGGACATTGCCGACAGCGGCAAGATTATGCCTCCTAAGGCTACTTGGTTCGAGCCAAAACTCCGTTCAGGTCTTATCATTCACAAGCTTTCATAA
- the serC gene encoding 3-phosphoserine/phosphohydroxythreonine transaminase codes for MKKYNFGAGPCILPREVIEKTASAILDFNGIGLSIAEISHRSKDFQPVMDEAMALVKEILNVPEGYSVLFLGGGASLEFCMIPFNFLVKKAGYLNTGVWAKKAMKEAKLFGEVVEVASSADDNYTYLPKNFNVPTDLDYLHVTTNNTIYGTEYHKDLDVPVRLIGDMSSDIFSRPVDVSKYDCIYGGAQKNLSMAGVTFVIIKDDVLGRVQREIPTMLDYRTHIKKGSMFNTPPVVPVYTALENLRWIKANGGVKAMAKLAKERADIVYGEIDRNKLFRGTVKCEEDRSYMNICFVLNDEYAELQDEFFKFATERGMVGIKGHRDVGGFRASCYNAMTIEGCKALVETMKEFEAKH; via the coding sequence ATGAAGAAGTACAATTTTGGTGCTGGTCCTTGTATTCTTCCACGCGAAGTAATAGAGAAAACAGCAAGTGCTATCTTGGATTTTAACGGGATAGGTCTTTCAATCGCTGAAATTAGCCACCGTTCAAAAGATTTCCAACCTGTAATGGATGAAGCAATGGCTTTGGTAAAGGAAATATTAAATGTTCCTGAAGGCTATTCAGTGCTGTTCTTAGGTGGTGGCGCATCGCTTGAGTTCTGCATGATTCCTTTCAACTTCTTGGTAAAGAAGGCTGGTTATTTAAATACTGGTGTATGGGCAAAGAAGGCAATGAAAGAAGCTAAATTGTTTGGCGAAGTCGTTGAAGTTGCATCGTCTGCAGACGACAACTATACATATCTTCCAAAGAACTTCAATGTTCCAACAGATTTAGACTACTTGCACGTAACAACCAACAATACAATCTATGGTACCGAATATCATAAGGATTTAGATGTGCCTGTTCGTTTGATAGGTGATATGTCTTCAGACATTTTCAGCCGTCCAGTAGATGTTTCTAAATACGACTGTATTTATGGTGGTGCACAGAAGAATCTTTCAATGGCTGGTGTAACATTCGTTATAATCAAAGATGATGTACTCGGGCGTGTACAGCGTGAAATACCTACAATGTTAGATTATCGTACACATATTAAGAAAGGTTCAATGTTCAACACTCCTCCTGTTGTTCCTGTTTATACCGCATTAGAGAATCTTCGTTGGATTAAGGCTAACGGTGGTGTAAAAGCAATGGCTAAGCTTGCAAAGGAGCGTGCTGATATTGTTTACGGTGAAATCGACCGCAACAAGTTGTTCCGTGGTACTGTCAAGTGCGAGGAAGACCGTTCTTACATGAACATCTGCTTCGTTCTCAACGATGAGTATGCAGAACTTCAGGACGAGTTCTTCAAGTTTGCTACCGAAAGAGGTATGGTTGGTATCAAGGGACACCGTGATGTTGGTGGATTCCGTGCAAGCTGCTACAATGCAATGACGATAGAAGGCTGCAAGGCTCTTGTTGAAACCATGAAAGAATTCGAGGCTAAACACTAA